A DNA window from Xyrauchen texanus isolate HMW12.3.18 chromosome 6, RBS_HiC_50CHRs, whole genome shotgun sequence contains the following coding sequences:
- the LOC127645276 gene encoding cytochrome P450 7B1-like isoform X1: MLQYLLTIFLGCMSMLLFCALCRRKQKDDEPPLIKGWIPFLGKALEFRKDSYQFLTKLQQKHGDVFTVLIAGRYITFVMNPLLYRSVIKHGKQLDFHTFSDSAASKAFGYPPMQTGRFPGLSDSIQKTYTLLQGPALDPLAFKMIGNLQQVLRHLLLSSEGAEPDGDWLDAELYEFCKCVMFEATFKTLYGQSSHLKLDQLREDFEKFDVFFPLLMARVPISLLGKTNEIREKLTRFFYPHRVAQWNSACEFIQSRTALFQQYDNLQDHDKAAHHFAMLWASVGNTIPAAFWCLYHLLSCPEALAAVQAEIVNVVGEEKMQSICKEDIMITRKQLDQMIYLESSVNESLRLSSVSMNIRVVQENFCLRLDAQHSIALRKDDIIALYPQSTHLDPEIYTQPQQFQFDRFVEDGKEKTEFYKCGQKVRYYRMPFGSGTTQCPGRFFALNELKQFICVMLLMCEMQLPQIQQEAMLDTSRAGLGIMPPANHILFKYRPRKAQDYIESEE; this comes from the exons ATGTTGCAGTATTTATTGACGATATTTCTGGGCTGTATGTCTATGCTGCTGTTCTGTGCGCTCTGCAGACGGAAGCA GAAGGATGATGAGCCCCCACTCATTAAAGGCTGGATTCCGTTCCTTGGAAAAGCTTTGGAATTCAGAAAAGACTCTTATCAGTTTCTCACAAAACTGCAACAGAAGCATGGAGACGTTTTTACTGTACTTATAGCAG ggAGATACATAACATTTGTGATGAACCCTCTTCTGTACCGATCTGTGATCAAACACGGAAAACAGTTGGATTTCCACACCTTCTCAGACAGTGCAGCATCCAAAGCATTTGGTTATCCACCGATGCAAACTGGTCGCTTCCCTGGATTGAGTGATAGCATTCAAAAGACCTACACCCTGCTGCAGGGGCCCGCCCTCGACCCGCTCGCATTCAAAATGATTGGAAACTTGCAGCAGGTCCTTCGACATCTTTTACTGTCCAGTGAGGGGGCGGAGCCTGATGGAGATTGGCTGGATGCGGAGCTGTATGAATTCTGCAAATGTGTAATGTTTGAGGCCACGTTTAAAACACTGTATGGACAGTCATCACACCTGAAGCTGGATCAGCTGCGAGAGGACTTTGAGAAGTTTGATGTCTTTTTCCCTTTACTGATGGCCCGTGTGCCCATCAGCTTGCTGGGGAAAACCAATGAGATCCGTGAGAAATTGACAAGATTTTTCTACCCTCATAGAGTGGCACAATGGAATTCTGCATGTGAATTCATACAGTCCCGAACAGCCCTGTTCCAACAATATGATAATCTTCAAGACCACGATAAAGCAG CACATCATTTTGCCATGTTGTGGGCCTCAGTGGGAAACACCATCCCAGCAGCTTTCTGGTGTCTTTACCACCTCCTTTCCTGTCCAGAAGCCCTTGCTGCAGTGCAGGCAGAGATTGTGAATGTGGTTGGAGAGGAGAAAATGCAGTCAATCTGCAAAGAGGACATTATGATAACACGGAAACAGCTAGACCAAATGATTTATCTGG AGAGTTCAGTGAATGAGAGTTTGCGTCTCTCCTCTGTATCGATGAACATCCGGGTGGTTCAGGAAAATTTTTGTTTGCGTCTGGATGCCCAGCATTCCATCGCCCTGCGAAAAGATGACATCATTGCTCTTTACCCCCAAAGCACACACCTTGATCCTGAAATATACACACAGCCTCAG CAGTTCCAGTTTGACCGATTCGTGGAGGACGGGAAGGAGAAAACAGAGTTTTATAAATGTGGCCAGAAAGTCCGGTACTACCGTATGCCATTCGGCTCAGGGACCACGCAATGTCCGGGGCGCTTTTTTGCGTTGAATGAGCTGAAACAGTTTATTTGTGTTATGCTGCTCATGTGTGAAATGCAGTTGCCACAAATCCAGCAGGAGGCGATGTTGGACACCAGCCGTGCTGGTCTTGGCATCATGCCACCCGCCAATCATATTCTTTTCAAATACAGACCTAGAAAAGCACAGGACTACATTGAGAGTGAGGAATGA
- the LOC127645276 gene encoding cytochrome P450 7B1-like isoform X2 yields MNPLLYRSVIKHGKQLDFHTFSDSAASKAFGYPPMQTGRFPGLSDSIQKTYTLLQGPALDPLAFKMIGNLQQVLRHLLLSSEGAEPDGDWLDAELYEFCKCVMFEATFKTLYGQSSHLKLDQLREDFEKFDVFFPLLMARVPISLLGKTNEIREKLTRFFYPHRVAQWNSACEFIQSRTALFQQYDNLQDHDKAAHHFAMLWASVGNTIPAAFWCLYHLLSCPEALAAVQAEIVNVVGEEKMQSICKEDIMITRKQLDQMIYLESSVNESLRLSSVSMNIRVVQENFCLRLDAQHSIALRKDDIIALYPQSTHLDPEIYTQPQQFQFDRFVEDGKEKTEFYKCGQKVRYYRMPFGSGTTQCPGRFFALNELKQFICVMLLMCEMQLPQIQQEAMLDTSRAGLGIMPPANHILFKYRPRKAQDYIESEE; encoded by the exons ATGAACCCTCTTCTGTACCGATCTGTGATCAAACACGGAAAACAGTTGGATTTCCACACCTTCTCAGACAGTGCAGCATCCAAAGCATTTGGTTATCCACCGATGCAAACTGGTCGCTTCCCTGGATTGAGTGATAGCATTCAAAAGACCTACACCCTGCTGCAGGGGCCCGCCCTCGACCCGCTCGCATTCAAAATGATTGGAAACTTGCAGCAGGTCCTTCGACATCTTTTACTGTCCAGTGAGGGGGCGGAGCCTGATGGAGATTGGCTGGATGCGGAGCTGTATGAATTCTGCAAATGTGTAATGTTTGAGGCCACGTTTAAAACACTGTATGGACAGTCATCACACCTGAAGCTGGATCAGCTGCGAGAGGACTTTGAGAAGTTTGATGTCTTTTTCCCTTTACTGATGGCCCGTGTGCCCATCAGCTTGCTGGGGAAAACCAATGAGATCCGTGAGAAATTGACAAGATTTTTCTACCCTCATAGAGTGGCACAATGGAATTCTGCATGTGAATTCATACAGTCCCGAACAGCCCTGTTCCAACAATATGATAATCTTCAAGACCACGATAAAGCAG CACATCATTTTGCCATGTTGTGGGCCTCAGTGGGAAACACCATCCCAGCAGCTTTCTGGTGTCTTTACCACCTCCTTTCCTGTCCAGAAGCCCTTGCTGCAGTGCAGGCAGAGATTGTGAATGTGGTTGGAGAGGAGAAAATGCAGTCAATCTGCAAAGAGGACATTATGATAACACGGAAACAGCTAGACCAAATGATTTATCTGG AGAGTTCAGTGAATGAGAGTTTGCGTCTCTCCTCTGTATCGATGAACATCCGGGTGGTTCAGGAAAATTTTTGTTTGCGTCTGGATGCCCAGCATTCCATCGCCCTGCGAAAAGATGACATCATTGCTCTTTACCCCCAAAGCACACACCTTGATCCTGAAATATACACACAGCCTCAG CAGTTCCAGTTTGACCGATTCGTGGAGGACGGGAAGGAGAAAACAGAGTTTTATAAATGTGGCCAGAAAGTCCGGTACTACCGTATGCCATTCGGCTCAGGGACCACGCAATGTCCGGGGCGCTTTTTTGCGTTGAATGAGCTGAAACAGTTTATTTGTGTTATGCTGCTCATGTGTGAAATGCAGTTGCCACAAATCCAGCAGGAGGCGATGTTGGACACCAGCCGTGCTGGTCTTGGCATCATGCCACCCGCCAATCATATTCTTTTCAAATACAGACCTAGAAAAGCACAGGACTACATTGAGAGTGAGGAATGA